tcttggtgcaataaattcgCAGAAATTAGACCAAACAAGTAAAAGCAGTTTTGGACGATTATCTAGACCAGTGATGCACACAGCAGTCTCCAGCTTAAGTACGCAACTTAAATCTGGTCGGTTTGTACGtagtttgcaatgtttttgttatttcttccCTTGAAGTGTGCACAGTGACAGAACTGCACATCACAATCAACCCTTTTAAGCCGTAACAATTACACAAGTATAATTTCGTCTGCTGGGTTTACAGTTATGACAACAAATGCACAGCTTGGTCCTTGAGATGAACATTTTAATTTAGATTAGTAAAGTAGGCCTAAGTATCAAACTTGTAATCGCGAATAAGTTAGTGTACCAGGTCGTGGATTCAAATCTGCATGCACTTTATACAACGCTTGCATGAGATGGGTGCAGTAGTGAGCTAGCCTGCAGtaaaattgtacaagtttttgcagatgaaattattgtgttagGCGGTGAGTATAATCGCACAGTAGCTTACTCCTAGTAATTCTGTAACTTTTAACTGCGCATGATGACAGGCAAAGGCAAGCATTTAAGTGAATCTCAGAGATTAGAAGTTATCACCGGGTTGAGGGAGCCAGCTCCTCCAAGTAAGTAAAGTTTTGCTCGGAAGGACGAAGTGAGTGAAGACATTATTCCAAAGGTTTAGAAGAATCATCAAGAAGATATTCGAAAATGATCTGCTTTGATGTCTGAAgagaccaaaacaaaacaattttaagcaTCTGTTGGTCAATTTTCTGAACTGGAGGATATGTTGTATGTTTGGATTGATAGCAAGCGTCGCACAAGCCTTCCACTTCCGCCCTCATTGGCcgtttttaaagcaatacaAATCGCTGAACAGCTATTGATATCAGAGGATGGCTTGAAAGCTTCATGGCAGTGGCCGATTCCGATCACGTCGTGGATTGCAGAAAATTCTTCTCCACGATGAGAAGATCCCGAGAATGTTTATAACATGGAGGAAACTGGGTTATTTTTTCAGCTCTTGCTCATGCCATCTGAAGATGTCAGCACTATCCGAGGAAAAAGAAGGAAAAGAAAGCTAAAGAACGAGTGTCACTGGTTGTTTGCACAAATGCCACAGGAACGCATAAAGTTCCTTGTACATTGATTGGGAAACCAAAATTTCCGGCTTGTGTCAACAATCGAGAATGGCCTCTAAAGTACTAAGTCAGGGTAAAGCATGGATGGATGTTGACAAGTGTTGGAAATggttcaataaagtttttcatcCTGAAGTGAAGAAAAGAACAGGATGCTGGGTTCTCTTGTTGATGGACACCGCTCCTTgtcatttttatgcttttgagAGAAACAACGTCATGGTGGCATTTTCCCTTCCAACTGCACTAGCTGGAAGCAACCATGCGATATGGGTACAATTGCAGCACTAAAGAAAAGTTGAGATATTTGTATGTTAAAGATGTTCTTAGCCTTTATGAGCTAAAAGAGACTTTGAAGTTACGCAAACAAGAGCAAGCAAAAAGGTTACCCAGAGGGGCAGCGGGTGTTGCCTATGGCAACCATCATCTGCTAGATGCAGCGAATTATGTCAACTATGCATGGGATGCGATATCAGAATCAGCGATAGAAAACGTGTTTAAAAGGGCTGAATTATTTCCATTAGAAGGTGGCATTGTTGATGGATGAAATCTGATATGATCTTATGTCCAGGATACGAGAACTAGAtatgaaaaaactgtttaatttttcgACATGTGGTGGCTTACCACTCGATGTCACTAGAGCATGATCTTCAATCCCAGAAAGTTCGATACCTCCAACTCTGCCACCATCGTTGATGATGTCACGTCCTGGATTGGCAAAACCAAATCCTTTCTTGTATCTGCAGATGCGTGAATGAGTTTGATGTTAGTGaactaaataataatgtttgaataatctaaaaatttgaatgctaagttttaataaaacgacAGCGTAGCTCTTGCATAGTAATTGGTTGTGAACATTCTAAAAATATCATTCGACAACAACTTATACATGGATGAGGTTCTTTGCAACTAAATGTggaaaatacttcaactgCATCAGGGTTGATCTTAGCACCCACCTGGCTTGGAAAGTCGGCAAAAAGTCACCAAACTTTGATGCGACACAATCTAAGTTTTTCACCGTGGAAGGCTGACACACGAGGGCGCAGTCGGTCTGCTCATACCTCGgattcaaataaagatcggTTTTGATGCTTTCAGGGGAAACCCTGATCTGATAATGCTTGCACACACTCGACTATAAGCTCATCAATAGTGACATCTAGTGCAGATATGGGCTCTGTGATCGAAATGCAacgaaattgtttttaaaagatttatacCAAACAAATCAGAAAAGAACAAATTATTAGGTAATTGCAATCATCCAATTTACCAATACGAGATTATCAATTAACATATGTATATTGAGatgtttatatgacattttatTATCCAACCATTACAGCGAGATGATGATTTAAACTGTGATAATAcactgtgatgtaacaaattggtaataatgaagtaaaataaCTGTCGCAAactgttaattaaaaaaaagtcacccaaataaattaaataagtaaaaacattCGGAAAAGACGTAACGAtttaatcttgtttaaatAAGAGACAGCCTTTGTTGTAGAGAGAAGAGATTGTCAAGTTGCCTGAGCTACCGCAAAACTAGCACTAAATACACATGGACCACGAACGGAATGGCAAATTTTTCGTGGCAATTCGCCGTGAAAAATATCGGCTTCGTGTGCTCAGGGATGAAAACGTGGTGTGTAGttggaaataaaaaagcaatgtTGCATAATGTTGTGGGAAATATTCAGGAAATTTCATATGATATGAtactaataaaacaaattattattatgattcatgaaaataaaatcatgaTGAAAATACCAATTGTCACAAGGGTATATAATGAAGCCATGTTGCATAATGTTGTATGATATAATCAGGCAAGTTCATATGATATGATACCAACATACTCACGGGAGTGGTTACGGTGAGATAGGGAAGATGAACTCCTCTAGCACATGGATGGGAGAGGAGAGGATAAGATCTCCCTCATTGATCTCTATCGCCCTCATCTGGTACTGCACGGCATCCTGCATGGCCACTAGGTGGCCTGGGATGTGAGAAGCGTTGGAAACAAGACCACCATCAGGTCCGAATAGAAGGCACTAGAAATCCAGACGTTCCTGTCGATTcatgaaacaatacaataatgaGTGTTCTTACGACACACAATGATCATAATAGAACTACACCTACTCAGTTATCAAGAACATATTTGCACAAGAAAGTCTGGCAATATACACAAGACTATACAGGACTTTTAATGACTGAACCacagataaaatgtcaagggCTGAGATATcttggtgcaataaattcgCAGAAATTAGACCGAACCAACCTCATCAAATTCTAATTGGTGTCaccatgacatcataatgcaACACccttttaatcatttttgcctTGCAATAGAGTTCAACTGAGATTGTGCTGTTCTTGTCGATTATGATCGTTGGACCGTGAATCATGTGACCACATAACAGGTCATCCATGAGATGGGCCCTAGTGCCAAGATGACCGCAAGAGAAACAGAGCATACTTAGTACCTACTACTTAGGTATGtaaattttgccattttaaataatttttagtgCCAGGTGTGCCATAAGCTATAACCAAGATACCATTTGCACCATGTTATCTTCACAATTGCTTTATAAGTTACCTCGGATTGATGTGTAGTGGCATGTGAGCCACTACCAATACCaatatatcattcgtgggaaagtattcgccagttgtttattgaaatgttgcttgttgatgaaactgcaattgtcgcttaatatttggaaactttctctaaataactttatgtgaaagcgccgtttagtacgttgccaggtgatttcatagcatccgagttttaactgtaaataatcCCCATTGCCCAAACGCTTATTTTATCGTTCGCGCattctgaaatatttgtgtatattgtgtttccgttcacatcgcttcgctttataaactcgagctgatacgcgagtaaccgcgcagacagagatatcgaatcgtacgaacgtattacgtaaGTCGTGTTAAATGTAATCTGTTAGACTTGTGTTAAATGGttaatgctaagtttgtgattgtgtaatattaatcggaacctgtacagttcctacaataaaggattgtttctgataaactgtatctgttaatcgtaaggGCGTTCGGCTAATAACACGTTAGGTtggagaattctaaccgcacgcaaccacggagtcagatcattaattcggcaggtaaattaagtccgaataaCTTAAGTTAAAACAAGCAGCAACCTCTGAAGATGCAATTATGCACAGTTTGTGATGTAATCACTTGTAATAAGACAAAAGCACAGCATGCACATAGGTgcagcaaaaaaaaactaaacattgTTATTTAACAACACTTTACTTCGTCACAAACCATATTGTTACACAACATAGAACTTACTCTGGCAACAACCTCCCCAGACACAGATTGGCATCACAGTTAGGGGAATCCCCTTTCAGTAGCATGTGGGGCCTGGGTGGGCTTCAGCAGATTCAGGGAGGACTCGGGCTGACAACAAACAATCCCAACCTGAAAAATTGTATAGACCAGACCGTGCTGCGACTGTGTCGATGTCAAgctgtgatgaaaatgttcaactgtcatagaaatcaaacaaaataagacaACATATTCTACTGTCAGTAGAAATAATGCAAAACGAGACAAGTCGTCTTTctccaaattttgaacttccacattaatttgtaaaagttaaaaaggtaaaaaatctCAAAAACGATCGAAAGAACACAAGATAGTAAAAACAacatatacacaaaaataaaacgaagcatttagagtccaaacaacACATACTAGCACATATCggcacattgaaataaaaacaaactttgtctTGATGTTGATATTAACAGGAAAATTTGTGCCATTGTTGaagttttgctttaatttaagatttgaaaataaaatacctgCGGTGCTTGTATGGTGACACCAGCTGTAGTAGACTCAAACACATGCTCATATTCCCCGTCGTATCGACTTACATCTGTTGATGTTCCTGTGTAAATAGTGTCataaatttcatcacaatttaAGTATTTGCATGTCACAAAATCATTCTTTATAACGGAACAAAGAACTGGTCAGGATATTCACAAATTCTATAAACAAGTGTCCGGCCACGCGGCCACAACACCAAGCACTGGAATAAATGGTTGGGATACCACGATGACAACACAAGGACATAACTTACGtaatcttattaatatttatttagcCTGTGCATGCATGCAACGTACATGCTCATACTGATACTGGATATATTAGCGGCACCATACCTCTCATGTTGTACCCAAATGCTATGTTGGTcttcaaatgacgtcatagcgtACCAAATAACGCCACCTGCTGGGCCGGATAATATTGCTCTATTTCCATCGAACCTGAGCATTGAGGAGTGTGAGATGTTGTATTTTATATCAGAAGACGTAAACATTTGATGAATCTTTTCCAACTCAAGGGCTGTTTGAGTGTTGAGTTTTTACAGGCGGGCCAGATCATAGGCACAAACGATGTCATAATTAGTTGGAGCTGTTACTTGCTCCTATATCTACGTTCCTCAATCTACAACACAGTTTGCAATGATAGGTGTCAATTTGTTGGTAGCTTGCTTATCGCTGATTTAAATGAATATGACGATCTGTTGTTATACTTCAtgttaatataataatataatcacaGCCTTACGAACAAACTTACTTATCAATAGGAGTGAGGCCACCATCAGACTGCATAAAGAGCGagttgatgtctatgttgcTGACGTCAGACTGAAAGCTTCTATATATGCTTTAACTCACAGTGTGAGGTAGGCATCTACGCATGCAGCGAAGTCGTGCGAGACAATCTTGACCATGGACTTGAGATGATAGTTAAGACTTGTTTAAATCTCATCTCCATGGCAATCTTTTTAACTGCTACTTCATACTCGGAAAAGCTGCATACATAGACATCTGATGTCACAGTTGaacgttaaaaatattaaattaaacttgattatGCAATAGCATAATTACTAATCAATGTATAAAGACAATAGACCAGCATCACAAAGTGAACAATAACCATTAACCAAACAATCGATGATGCAAAGTTTTGCGACGACAACTTAAAGCAATCGAGCTTAAACAAGACTCAAACTCAgcattcttttacttttgctgccaaacaaagcaaaacagttGTAAGCACCAAAACATATGCATTGCCAAGCTGTATGTAATTTCAATCTAACAACAGCATAGACTCACATGTATGAATGCATGACagcatcaaacaaataaactactaTAATTACGCACAGAAGTGAGGCTTACTTTAGCTCTTGCCTGACACTAACATAAGCGTAGGTGCAGTTCTACAACCAACAGAAAACTAGGATATAATCAGGAATAGGAAAGCAGatcaaaaaggttaagaaccgctgctttaaatcaaagtaaaaagtgaTAATAAACTCATCTCTGACGAAATATTAAAGACcatgaaaattataaaataagcaaagacgaaaaatacaaaacccaCATTTAAAGTCAGCAGTAGGTAGTAGCTTAATACAACTGCATTGTCAACTGGAAATATCAGAGTTAATAAACTTACGAGGTCCAACATTTTTGGTCTTGATTGGTTTCCAAGAGGATCTCTCCAGCCCTCAGTGAGAGCAAGTGCCATTCTCTCATCTTTCCTCTCGAGGAGAAAATTTGTGGCAACGGTCGTTCCCATCCGGATGAAATCGATCTTAATCAAGTGGAGTGATTAACGCATTATAATTTTCAActcttcaaaacaaaaataaactatgtACACATAATTAGGTGGTCTATAGATTTAAACAGCATTTCATAGCAGTGGTTTTAGCCAAgttgacaaatggttaaacTTGTGGAGATGATGAGAAACTAACATTAATTAGAGACAAAATTACAGGCATATTTGTAATTAAGCaccaacaataaaatcaaactacatttgataataatatttttagcCTCGTCAACAAAGcaacaaattaaacttgaaGCAACAacgagaaataaaattattcacaaaattatgataatatttatgtttatttttgtaacatacCTTTTCCATAATGCTTCGAATTCCTTCCCTGGGAGCATGACAGTAATTTTGTGGATCGACAGACAACAGCTTCATCACTTCGACGCATAGGTCAGTCAATTGGCAGATCTGTGAACTACTTCTGCTGCAATTGCAATGAATGCTTTCAATATCGATAATGAAGTTAGGACTAGCATTTTTCATGTCTAGGCTATGTAgcataggcctaggcctactaCACTGGAAAAAAAGTGACCGTCATCagtccaaaatttttatcattgactATTAAGACGTTGATTTCGTTGAAAAAACATTGCCCATACCTTATTGTGATCCAAGTAATACCCATAAATCTGCCTACATACAGTTTGCAACTCCTTTTTATGGCTGACTAGGCCTACGCACCACCGATGCACTGGAAACAATGATGGCTACAACTAAAACCCATTATACGATGTGATTGGCATTTACTTCGTTATATGCGAAAGACTAGTGGCTTAATCTCATTCGTGCCATGTAATATACGAAGCCACTTGACACAGTCAGAGTTTCTTACCTAACTGTTACCTTGCTTGCTGTTCTTGCTGTTACCTCGATAAATATCACATTAATATTGAGATGGTGACATTTCGTcactgtttaattcaaaacctTCCTTAGAATCCTTATCCATGCAATGCCGTAATTTTATGAACTTTGTTACTAGATGCAAGGTTAAACAAGGTCgaaacaacttaaaagtaaTCCTGTGTAAGTACAATAGGCAGACatttaatacaaatttcattacccTAATTACTTTCCTCGAAATATAAAGACCTTTTTTTAACAATCAGGGAATGCTAACGTGCACAAGTGCTACGattctttgatttattttttacataaaaacacgGCATTTATGCTAACAATCACAACGAATACGTTCAAGATAACCTTaatttaagctaaaatatgTGGTTCCTAACTATATAATAACAAATGTTATGCACATTGTTAGAACAAATTCAAACAgaattacaataaaacaatcCCACTAATATCGATTATTTGAGgacttaaaattttactgttcaacttgtaaaatgaaaaacctGTATACTTATaacatgtaaatatttaatttcaaacagtTAACTATTTGCAATGCTGTAAGCATTTAGGGCCTCGTCCTCTGGAATCACTACATACTTTCTAACAAGAGAAACGTACATAGTTTCACACAACATTACCAATTCCAGTCTCCCAAAATCAGGAAGACCATCTTGAACATATGTAGCAACAAAACACCGAATGTTACATTATGTACCGTAAATTTCTATCCATCGAAAGTACGAACGATTGTGTGGCATGACGCTGAGAAAAGTCAGCACATCGgcagaaaaattgttaaacagaAGAACTTTTGGTCCCAGAGTATACTTGgatgcaaataaattttcgtcCTGCAACAGCATACAGAGGTGACGTTGGTGCTTTTCCGCCAAAAACTTTTGGGTGTTTTTAAAAGAAGCTCTGCTAGTTAAAGACTTGAATAAAGACTGCTTCGCCTCAAACCGCATGTACCATGTTCTTGCAGATGAACCAAGGTTTTCTATATCCGTTTGCACATGAGTCAGATAATGTTGTTTTGGGATGATATTAACACTTGGAAACGCTAATTTAAAGAGCTGGAGATaagaagaaatcaaaaaacgcaaataagGTCAAGGTGTGATGGGCAATGTTCGGAGACAAAGGAATATTGATAAATTTCAGCAAAGCTAAAAAGCACTGGTAAGTGTCACAAAGAAAATCAATGAACTTACTAAGTACAAAGGGCAGCATTCTTGCCAGTAGTAGCATTTGTGATGTGGGCTGACGCaatttcttctcttttttGATATGGTGAGACATTATCTGAGAAGGTTTTTTTGCTGTCTCGAAATAGCAGCACGGAAAATTTGAAACCTTTTAATTTAGCGTTGAAAGcgttaacttattttttttcGTAGATATGGTAGTTAAGCATAGGAATAATGGCATGCAGCAAACATCCTTCTAGGACAATGTGCATTACATGTTGAGGAGAACAGTTAAATGGGTTAAAATACGGTACATCGAATAAGGCTGTCCGTCTATTTAGCCCACA
The Clavelina lepadiformis chromosome 4, kaClaLepa1.1, whole genome shotgun sequence DNA segment above includes these coding regions:
- the LOC143453400 gene encoding uncharacterized protein LOC143453400, with product MGITWITISRSSSQICQLTDLCVEVMKLLSVDPQNYCHAPREGIRSIMEKIDFIRMGTTVATNFLLERKDERMALALTEGWRDPLGNQSRPKMLDLLFRV